The genome window AAGTATATACGCAACGGTCTATTTCTTGAGTTAAACAGTTAGTTAGATACAAATAGTATCTTTCGTGTGGGAGGCTCGTAAATTGTACAAACAGGTGTCATAAAATAACACCAGTACAAATGTACGACTTCCTATTTTAACAGTTCTTTCTCGTTGATATTACAAAAAGTATTATGGTTTTCAAATGTAAGTTTGACGAGGTATCTATACTTACTATTGTACTTCATAATACTTAAACATGAAACATTTGATTGTATGTTTGCATTGTTAAAGTTCAAAAACTactgatttaatttgttttttttttttattatttaagttgagaagctacattatcacaGGGAAGGGctgtatttatttctagatttttttattccttgcAGATAAAGTCACGGGTAACtgctagtaaataaatgaaaagaaagttacaaaccaatttaaaagtaactaaAACACTCGACTAACTGCAATATTATTACTGTCATTACTTTATCGTGGTACACTATATCATTCTagcaaagaaaaacaaaattaaataatacttaagtGCTAggtctttttaatttaagaatttcGCTTTGTCGCCAATGaaaaagaagagaaaaaaaaaaaaacaaaataagagctatgaatcaaatttaaaagagCTCTATTCCGAGACTACCAAGAAGaacaaaaagaatttttaaagctGATAGGACGTTacacagtctttgtaatactGTGGCGAACCATTTATGCCTAGTATTCACAAAATAAGACGAAGAAGTGGCACATTATCTCTCTAACAAgaatataaaagctaaaacTACTCCAGTAGTGGATATATCGTTACAAAGTGGGGTTACAAAGCACAATATTGGCACGATAATAGCGTCGAAGAGCCATAAACGGTTTAGAAACTTCTTACGACTTAAAGTTTCGAGTTCGTACTGCAAAGAAGTGTCAATTGCAAACTAACATAAGTGACAAAGAGACTTTgctgtaaagaaaataaaataaagaaaacggCAGCTAGCTGCCGCTGAAAACATAGCAATTTGCCacaatatattcaaatttgcATGTTATTCTCGTACGAATGTAAATTACATACGTATCAAAAATTACATCTCTCCCTATTTCTGTTTCGTTGTAgaaattgttgattttttcttatgttcagtttatttaagttttagttacttgagattaattttaaatattttataatattttatgttatatttatataaatacataaaatattataacactccatgttacattaattttaaaatttctagtTATTCATTTTGTACATTACATCGGTTCGGTTGCCTTTATctctttttaattgaatttttatgcaatttcattacttcccttttaaatattcgaaatatttttatgaataaaaccaaaacttatataaccaaatatttttgttgttgatgTTCAATAGAATTATccaatgaatatttataaattccgTAACTGATTCAACATGATTTTGGACCAAAAGCTTAAAACttgatacatttaaattttaaaagtttacgcGATTTTTAACATCGCATATCATAGTAGCATATTTTACATATGTCATGAAACTGGTATTAAAATATGGAAAATGGTAGACCAATGGTCTTGCATTTTGACATTACATTGATACAACACAAAACCTAAATATACGAATTCCAAAATACTCTATAAAAAGTTATCACCCTTTAAATTCTCTTAAAAAGAGTCAACAAATTGTTATCAAGAGTATAGACTTGATAGTCAGACTAAATCGAGTGTATATGATAGGAAGagttaaaagttttgttctatttaatatgtttcactaatcatgtttattgttattgattaTTGGTGTATTTTTGAAAGTTATTTCAAGTATGGCAACAattagtattgtttttttataagagaagggggcaaatgAACGGCCGAAACACCGAGGTGATCAacgacaatttaatttataattacattttttttaataatttaactttaattacttCTAATTAAGCAAAATCATTAAGGTTTACAAAACCTGGTACAGCGTCCCACATGAATGGAGAAGGAGATgatgaacatattttttttgtaaaggtgTTTCGTCAGTGTTAACCAACAATAAGAACTGATTTATGTTTAACAGGTTCCGGGCGCCATCATTTGAAGGTGACGTAAGCTCTGAAGACACACTACTCGAAGCAGACACGGGTGCAACAGTTCTGTTTGATTGTCAAGTGTTATCTTTGAGAGATAAAACGGTaagtattaaacaaatattagtgtttgacaaatattaatttgaataaatcaactattgaaataataatggactttttactttcaatatcttcatttgttaataaaaaatttcatccaaAGTATCAGGTCCATCAAAATTTATTCCAATTCAATCAGTATTAAGTCATTCAATCGTTAAAAATCCAACTCATAGGTACCTTATATGTAACATAGTATATACATGTAtacataatctaatatataaaattctggtgtcacagttttcgttcctgtactcctccgaaacggcttgaccgattctcatgaaattttgggagcatattcagtaggtctgagaatcggccaacatctatttttcatttttttttttatctgcgcgcggacgtagtcgcgggcgactgctattaaacaataactttaaacttagATGTgctaatacaattatttttttcaggtaTCCTGGATTAAAGTTTCCGAGAATGAAAATCTAGAATTACTTACATTAAATCTAGACACATACACAGCTGACAACAGGTattcttcatttaaatacgtatattgtaatttttattgcacctttatgtaataaatatgatattaagGGAATATTGCCTTGATATTGGAATTCCTGAGAGCATCGCCTGAAGCGAGACGGGAGgtgtaaattaatatgaagGTATTGTGTATACCGCTATGCGGTCCCGCTGATACGATTGTGGGGACAAAAGACTTGCTCGTGACTGTTAGATGAATGTGAACACAGTCTATAACAtggtaatttaattacaaagcaAATTGTAAAGTTGTACGTCAATTgacaactttttattaattacttttattataattaaatatgttaaccAATCTCTATATAACATGTTTAACACTAGAAAGACGGGGAAAAGGCCCAACTCACAAAGACCACAAAGGGTCATTTGACCCAGCATAGTTATATAGGGTCTTGatatgcaaatatttgtagtgaaataaaaaaattgtcgatGGAAAGTTTATTCTTTGTTCCAAATCTGATaatgtgtaatttatattaaaaatgaaatatttatacattaataatatatgaCAATTTTTGGTTGATTGCAACTGCTTCATTACCCTTTTCAAGATTTACACGACTCTTTAAGCTCACGGTAACGCTAATAACTCATATATCTTTTTGTTGAAAAGGTACCGCGTGGACGTTGCCGGTGAAACTTGGAGGCTATACCTATCAAACGCAAAAGAGCAGGATTCTGGTATCTACTGCTGTCACGTGTCAACGCATCCACCCATGTTAAAAAGATTCAAGTTGATTGTTCACAGTAAGTTTGAGTTTAAAATACACTCGCACATAACTTCTTATATCATTTTCCAAAAAGAATGATAGTgataacagtatgttttgTATAGATGTTTCGCCAATGAACACTCACGGTTAatgatacaatttataatgtgCATTGTTCcacaattttaacatttttatggtACACTTGGTTCGAAACACTTGACACACTTGGttcgaaaattataaaaccaataatattccatattttttaacatgtactttaaaatatttttttttctacctaCTAGCTTGAAAGCACTTCTTTTTGCTAGTTAACCAACTTAACTGCAATACAAGTTTTGCAAGGATTAAGTTGATAATGATTTCAGCATTGTAATTTCTATGTGGtcattttgaattattatcCGAAAATACTCAAAATTTCaccatttctaattttatagtattaccgatgtaaatataaactacgaaattatattcattaaaacaccaaaagatttattatcCACAAATCATACTTATAAATATGACCTAGCCTAGTCGTTTCAGGTGAGGTTCTGAAGTTAAGAAAATTACTACCAATTCTAGTAAcactttattcaaattaagagTTATAAATTTCGTCACTTTACATGGCTTATTAATTTCTTCTAGGAAGGACAAAaccattttatacttttacaaCGCACATTTAGGCggaaacataaaaactttgtaattatAGTGCCTCCCTGTAATTAAGACCTTCGTAACAACTCCTTAGTACTAATAACGTAGTAAACAGTCTTTAAGTCCTTGGTAGTAATAAGTCTTCAAAACCTTGATACAATTTACACTGCTACTGATGACACGTGAGGTCGGCACAcgaggttttataaaccttaaaattttggcttaatttttttacgaccggccgcctgcctgtaaCCAATCCTACTTgggaatatcttaaaattaaataggttCTTCTCTATATTCCTGACTCACTTCACTCCAATAGATGAGGTCGATCTGGACATTTGAAGGGTCGTTATATTTGCATTATGAAAtgttagatttttaaaattctatacTTTATTCTTCACTCGAATACGCACTTAATTGAATTTCAATGTTTGATGTATACTCATATTTATTAGAAGCTTTCTAATGgattatgaattaataaacCGTTTTGTAGTTTTTACATTTCTAGTAACTTTTTCATACTTTTCTCAGTTATTTCCACTCATACGGTAAGCCGCTATTAACTTTCATATCGATCGACGTCCGTGTAAAGCTTAtttcaattaagtttttgataCGAGCGTTTCAATGAACCCAAGAATAAATTAGCCGCAAAGGAAATTAGCGTTGTCGTATCATCGGATGtgactttgattttttttgtcatttgccattttataaatttaattataatattgattgCATGAAATTTTGCCAAAGCTTATAGTTCCAGGTATTTTGAGTAATGTAcgtcttactaatcttacttatattataaatgcgaatgtttggatggatggacggatgtttgttacaaggtatctcctgaaTGGCTCcatggatctcgattaaatttggtatagatatagaacacagtctggaaaaataaataggcttcttcttcttcttattCGTACTCTTCATTACTGAAGGTCGTGCTCATCTTGAAGTGCCTTCACTGATGTGTCGACGAGCTGCTTCCACACCGCTCTGTCCGCAGCTTGTCTCATGGCGGTCGGAATGTTGAGCCCCAAAATTGTCTGGACTTGGTCAGACCAACGGATAGGCGATCGTCCCCTTGCTCTTTTACCCTCGACTTTCCCTACCACAACCAGTTTGTCCAGATTGTCTGGTTGTCTCCGGGCAATATGACCAAAGTAACTGAGGACTCGCCGGTAGCAGGTAGTGGATAGGCGAGTGCTAATCTTTAGTTGACGGAGAATGGATTTGTTGGTTCTTTTTGCTGTCCATGGTATGCGCAACATTCTCCGCCAACACCACATTTCAAAAGCATCGATTTTCTTTCGGTCGGCTGCTCGAATTGACCATGATTCTGATccgtacaaaaatatagagaAGACTAAAGCACGCACTAGCCTGGTTTTAGTGGCGTTTGACACATTTCTGTTTTGCCATATCCGGGTCAGCTTGCTCATTGCTGCTTTAGCCATCTGTGTACGTCTTCGAATTTCCCCATCGCATCCGCCCTTGTTACTTATCAAAGACCCTAGGTACACGAATTCGTTTACGAACTCCAGACCTGAGAGTTCTCCTGTTCGTACAACCAGACCAGCTCTATCAACCACCATAATTTTCGTCTTGGACCTATTTATGGAAAGACCAACCATTTCGCTTGCGCGCTCCACTCTATGGATGAGTTCAGCCATCTCCCGTTCTGAAGAGGCAAAAAGCGTGGTGTCATCTGCGTATCTTAGGTTACTGATCTTATTACCTCCAACAGAAATACCTCCATTCCACTCTTCCAGCGCAGTCCTCATGATGTATTCGCCGTAGATGTTGAAAAGTAGAGGGGATAGGATACATCCCTGTCGGACACCTTTCCGTGGTTTAAAAGGTTCAGACACCACGTCATTGACCCTGACCATTGACTCCCCATTCTCATAGAGGGCTGCAATCAAAGCTGTCAAGTGCTCAGGGACACCCATTTCTTGGAGGATTCGCCATAGACAGTCCCATCTCACGCAGTCAAACGCCTTGGAGTAATCAATGAAGCACATAATCATTGGGACATTGAATTCACGGGTCTTCTCGATGAGCTGTCTGATGTTTACGATCTGCTCTCGAGTCCCCCGACCTTTGACAAAGCCCGCCTGCTCATGTGGTATTTGGCGCTGAAGATAAGATTGTAAACGTCCGTTAATTACGTGGAGCATAATTTTACTACCGTGAGATACGAGGGCCACTGTGCGGTAATTTCCGCATCTCTTTGTGGACCCTTTTTTGTGCAGTGGTATCAAAAGAGACTCCGTCCAGTCTTTGGGCCATTTTCCCGATCTCCAGATCTGATTACAGAGGTTTTCTAAGATCTTCACCCCTGTGTCCCCAAGGTTTTTTAACTCTTCAGCGAATATACTGTCTCTGCCGGCtgatttgttagtttttattctCTTAAGAGCGTCTCTTATTTCAGATTCCAGTATATCGGGTTCCAGGTCTTCTTTCGGAGTTAGTATCTCAGACGATGCCCTCTCGTCTGTGTAGAGACTTTGGCAATATGATCGCCATCTTTCTACAACCTGGTCAATCTGCGTCAATAGCGTTCCCTTATCATCTTCGATCGCCCAGGTTTTAGGTCTAAACTCCCTTGTAATGCTTTTTACCCGTAGGAACAAATCTTTGGTATGCAGCGCTTGGGCATGATTCTCAATATCTTCGCAGATGGAGTTTAGATATTTGTTGTAGTCTCTACGACATAGGCGTTGAACCTTCGCGGACATGATCTTGTATTGCTCTTTGTCATGCACTTTTTTCATTAGTAGACCCTTTCTTTCTTCAATTGCCTTCCAAGTTTCTTCCGATATCCACTCTTTTTTCGGTTTACAGCGATCTTGGTTTTGTAGGTCTTTCCGTGTCATAAgaattatttctttgaaacTATTCCAATTCATGTCTGGGTCTCTGTTGTTATCGATCCTTATATTTGCGGCTCTGTTGTTAAAGGCTTCTACGAATGACTTTAGTATCTGGGGGGAAGGACGGCTGTAGTGTTTGGTTATTGTTCTCGGACACTTCTTCAGCTTGATGTGCATCTCCGCCACCAATAACTTATGATCGCTTCCGCAGTCAGCTCCTGGGTATGTCTTCACATTGCTTATACTGGACCTCCAGCGCTTAGCGATTGCGACATAATCTATTTGGTTTCTAGCTCGATCACCAGGCATGACCCAAGTATACAGACGCCTTGGATGATTTTGGAAACACGTGTTCATGATGGACAGGGAGTTCTCTGCACAAAATTGCAGCCACATCTCACCTCTGTCATTTCTGTCTCCAAGACCATATCTCCCAACAATTTCTCTTAGGTGCTCATCCCGTATTGTAGATCCAACCTTTGCATTTAGATCGCCCATCAAAAGTGTTATCTCTCTTCTGGGGAGGCTTCCAAGAGTGTCCTCCAGTATTCTGTAGAACTCTTGTATCTCAAGCTCCGACGAGCTGGCCGTTGGCGCATATACAACAACAATGTTAAGCCGACTAGGCCTTGTATTAACTTTCATGGTGATTATCCGATCACTGACTGGATTGTATCCTAAGACGGATCTCTTAATGTAAGGCGACACACAGATACCGACTCCATTCCTGCTTGCATCTTCGGGTCCCGAGAAATATAAAGTGTGGCCTGTTGGAGTGTCGTAGAAGCCAGATCCCCTTTTGTGTGTTTCCGTTATGCCGAGGACTTCTAATCGGTAATGTAGTTGTTCTTTACCTATAACATCCACTTTCCCTGGTTCCAGTATGCCTCTGACATTCCATGTCCCAACCCTAATCTTCTTGCGAAGCTGTAGGTTCTTGGTTTCTGATGATGTTAAGTATGAAGGTGCGGTGTTGTCACCAGTAGTATTCTGTACACACTGAGCCTGATGAGTCGCTCCAGTGGACCCAGTAGCATATTTCACACCATGTGACCTGGACTCAGCATGGCGCCGGGTGGTAGCCGGGTCGCATGCCGTCGCTCTCTCAGTATCCGACAAGTTCATGATGAGTATCGTGGGAAAATAGTGCAGTGGTTTCCCCTTGCCTTCTGCACCGCagtgatgttatttttaaagcagAAGCGCCCTGCTGCCAACGCTTTGCATCCGGATTGACGATATATTGGATCCGGACCCCCTGTCTCCCATCTGCTTGTCGACCTGTGGTCGACGTAACAGGGTTCGCCGCGAGTAGGCTGGGAGTGGAGTTGGCGGAGATAGGCTAAGTGACGCTTCTTGAATATAGGTCATGTATTGCGCATCATCCACCCTTGAACCCCAAACACCCcaataggctactaagttttttttttcaattccgcgtggatggatttgcgggcgacagctagttttataataaagctaAAGAGTTTGGTTGATACAAGaactattgttaaattttttttttctacttgaCATACTAATTATGTCGGTATGTTTGTTTAACTACTATTGAAGAAGACAACATTAGATGACGTCATATTATAACGTTCAAATGAGAACGTCAAATCTGCAATGTTATCTGtttcaacttttttatcacatcacaagtatatatttatttttctattagcGTCTACGGTAGTATTTTTCAAACAGATTTGTTTTTCAGGACCAGAAATAAGAATGAGCAAAGAAGCTTTCTTAGAGAGCGGGGAAACATTATCTCTGAAGTGCACGGTTGTGCATCTGACGTCAGGGGAGGCGCCACCCGTCTTGCATTGGTACAGGGGCAATGTCACAGCACCCCTCGATGAGATACGAGGAGGCGTGCTTATTGAAACCGATCATCTCACTATGACTTCGCACTTACAGGTACTGTCGCGTTACTTATTATatgatttgaataaataacgaccaaaaaaaaataaaaaaataaaaaaatgggttGCCCGTGGGTCCGAACCTGCTTCCTTTTTTTCGGCACGTTGGTAGTGGGTCGTAGGTTGCGCTGCAGATTCTTCCTAAACTCCACGCGGTGACGCGTCATTTGATTCCACCgccattttattattgttaattattaatttcccctttttttatatatacatgtatatttttatttaagttgatCTCGGCCGAGATATTGACTCTTCGAGCCATTCAGGCAGTTTAAAACATTCctgtataaattatgtaaacttCCGAACTTGCACTGAAGTTTCAAAATTCTTGAGTCGTCCTTTCTATCCAGTGTAAAACGGATTATATCAAATTCTTCAATtacaacatacatatatgttatGCTAACCACTATTTACTGGTTCAATTAGacaacaattaattattaaactgcAAATAAGTTGGTAGTTACAAAATTGTTGCCGCGCGTGCCGCGTGTTCACGCGAGCGAAAAAAAATGACATCTGACGGAAGTCTGTGTCACAGACTAAACCATCCAGAATGCACAGacaaacaataaaagtttCCATAGATTGActtgtttacttaaaattaattttgaaacgattaaattaaaaaaaacatttaagttaaaaataaataaataagtaacacATTACAATACCCCGCTCGCCACTCAAGGATTTTTCCCTTTTCAAGGAGAAAAATCCGAAAAAACATTGCATATAATGTGTCATTTAGATAATTTGAAATCTTTGATATGCCATGGCCCCAAAGGTTTTCCGTGCATATTCTCCAATTCATAAACTAAAGGCGATCTCTTTTTAGTAATACGGCATTTAAGAAATTTTGGAgctaactttttattaaaatatttatctttatcgcTCAAGTAGTAAGTGCGCTTAAACACTATGTCGCCTTCATTAAACTCGGTAAACCTTCTTCTCAAATTATAACGTTTAGAGTTTTGTTGATAATGATGCCATAGGGAAGCTTGAACTTTATCAAATATGTTAGCTAAATAACCAATATTTTCCGCATATATATCGCGAGGTAAGAACACAATTTCATTGCCGAGGTCATTGTCAATGTAGTGAGAACCACATGACACTAGTTCACGTCCATAAACAAGAAAGGAGGGAGTGTAACCAGTGACTTCGTTGACTGAGTTGTTCATTGCGTGCAAAACTTTAGGCAAGTGAACATCCCAAGAGCGCTGGTCTTCTTCTACAAAAGTTGACAAACAAGTAATAATTGTCTTATTGTAACGCTCTACTAAATTTACCTGAGGAGTATATTTAGGCGTTAGAAAAATGTTAGGAACATTGTACTTATTAAGAAAGTCATTCATTTCCCTACTAATAAATTGACTACCGTTATCCATATAAATAGTTTGTGGAACGCcgtgtattaaaaatactgaatCTTCTAAATGTTGAATTACTATTGCGGCGGTTGCTCTTTTAACTGGAAATGCTAGGcaatatttagaaaaacaacAGGTCACTACTAAAATATAAGAGTTTTGTTTCCTACTAACTGGCAAGGGTCCTATGAAATCAATTGATAAGACTTGAAAGGGTCTACTGCACTGTTTGGGGCGTCCCATTTCACCTAGAACGTTGTGATTTGGTGTTTTATAAGATAAGCATATGTCGCATTTGGAAATAAACCTAACAACGTCGCTATGCATACCAGGCCAAAAATATTGCAACGCTAATctgtaatatgttttatgaatGCCTAAGTGGCCAGCAGTAGGTGCTGCatgattttctttaataatgcTCTCTCGAAGTTCTTGTGGAACTACTTCCTTCCACGAAAACTCTGTTGTTAaaggacatttatttttagagcAACGAAATAGCTTATCATTTTTAACAagaaaattcttaaatttgCTAGGGTTACTAGTACATCCATTGTAAATATCTAGATACCAATTATCTTTAGAtgttaaataagattttgatGTTGAAATAGCTGATACGGGAAGAGCTCTGGACAATGCATCTGGTATAACATTGTCAGTGCCACGCCTATgtttaacaatgaaattaaaagaagataaTCTGACACCCCATCTTGCAAGCCTACCGGTAGGGTTAGTCAGGGACAAGAACCATTTCAATGCAGAGTGATCCGTATATACTATAAAAGGTTGGCCGTTTTCGAGATAACAACGCCAATGTTCCAAGGCCACTATGACAGCTAAGGTCTCGCGTTCTGTAATGCTATAATTCTTTTCCGGGGCATTAAGAGTTTTACTCATATAGGCTACAGGATGCTCTTTTCCGTCTACGGTTTGAGTTAACATTGCACCTATTCCGCAATTACTGGCATCAGTGTGAACTTGAAAGGGAAGATCATAATTAGGGCAACGCAAGACAGGTGCTGATACTAAACACTTCTTTAGTGTATTAAAAGATTTGTCTGCCTCTGAAGACCAATAAAATTTCGGAGCACCTTTGCGGTTggatgttaatttattgagAGGCGTAGCAATTGTActaaaattttgtacaaaacgTCTATACCACGTCGCTGTTCCTAAAAAGCGTTTAACATCTTTTTTTGAAGATGGAGTTGGATACTCCAGAATAGCCTTCACTTTTTCAGGATCTGTCCTGAGTCCTTGAGCATCTATTACATATCCTAAATATTTAAGACGACTTCTAAAAAATTGACTTTTCTCAAAGTTTATAGTTAAATTTGcctcttttaatttttctagtaCGCGTGATAGTAAGCAAACATGCTCATTGAACGTATTAGAAATGACAATAATGTCATCGAGGTATGCAAATACCTTAAGTTCAAAGGAGCCAAATAATAAATCCACTAGCCTCTGTTGCGTAGCTGGTGCATTTGTAAGACCAAATGCCattcttttaaaacagaatGTTCCTCGACCTGGAACATAGAACGCCGTTTTGTCACGATCGCGTTCGGATATCAAAATTTGCCAAAATGCTTTGGAAAGGTCAATACTAGTTATAAATTTAGCATCGCGCAAATTATCGAGAATTTCAGAAACATATGGCAAGGAGTAAGCGTCGCGTTTAGttactgaatttaatttacggCTGTCTAAACAAATACGTGGTTGACCATTCTTTTTATTGACGATCAAAACGGGTGAAGACCACGAACTCTCGCAAGGCTGAATCACATCTAACGCGAGCATCTCGTCAACCTGTTCACATAAAATCTTTTGCTTAACGGGAGACATGCGGTAATAACGTTGGCGTATAGGTCGAGTTTCGCCTGTATCTATGTTATGACATACTAAAGATGTGCAACCTAA of Papilio machaon chromosome 18, ilPapMach1.1, whole genome shotgun sequence contains these proteins:
- the LOC106713205 gene encoding uncharacterized protein LOC106713205, which produces MNRAVVLMAVFTTTIAPQINITEVPGVELSSAIKKTTMIVPTSAHVIKSMANKTRRLPTRKGKGDSPMLNYIFDSYATSNKHFHDKFRAPSFEGDVSSEDTLLEADTGATVLFDCQVLSLRDKTVSWIKVSENENLELLTLNLDTYTADNRYRVDVAGETWRLYLSNAKEQDSGIYCCHVSTHPPMLKRFKLIVHRPEIRMSKEAFLESGETLSLKCTVVHLTSGEAPPVLHWYRGNVTAPLDEIRGGVLIETDHLTMTSHLQVARLKVEDAGNYTCALEAPLIMKTVARVHVLQGSSLAELQSGVKSASSYLSLLVTSIFFNLIICGDVR